A part of Pectobacterium cacticida genomic DNA contains:
- a CDS encoding GGDEF domain-containing protein yields MKIRPYELLVVFISTLVISSLGLIFRLLDDTSLFWPADTLLFCFLICYRSRDKSIKKKSLHSVILCMVGFLGILLPAIYFENNQSFLEKLIYTVLSLVFTITAWITFITLLKIKGKSYSILSRNYIFFIFISIFTGSIISSMFYGLYLYPQSGNENTFILSRKWFSEELSTSVIFVFPFLKGIKKIANGFITPFTSIKKHLVIVSYVLVIILMASLDITTSILAILPLIYLSLTHSFNKIIFICCATGVSLNYIYINRLIEIHDKVEKNYLFESSYLFQMNISFIMISIITASSFINKNKKNIKRIELISNHDALTGILNRRSLNQHMMNIINSMRGGENKMMALFFLDIDHFKKVNDTYGHAIGDNVIKAFATTLKQYTRPQDLLCRWGGEEFLILTQGLSVTDCLDIAERIRFIIENSSLSLADGRTVKYTTSIGVSFFHLEKIEDFHDAFKEADSLLYNAKKQGRNRVNSNYAKKPMAKPLS; encoded by the coding sequence ATGAAAATTCGTCCTTATGAATTATTAGTTGTTTTCATTTCAACCTTAGTTATCAGCTCATTAGGATTAATTTTCCGTTTATTAGATGACACATCCTTATTCTGGCCAGCAGATACTCTCTTATTTTGCTTTCTGATATGTTATCGAAGTCGAGATAAAAGCATTAAAAAAAAATCATTGCATAGCGTTATTTTATGCATGGTTGGTTTTTTGGGAATATTACTACCAGCAATCTATTTTGAAAATAACCAATCATTCTTGGAAAAATTAATTTATACTGTCCTCAGTCTAGTATTTACCATTACCGCTTGGATTACATTTATAACGTTATTAAAAATAAAAGGTAAATCCTATAGTATATTAAGCAGGAATTATATTTTCTTTATATTTATTTCAATATTTACAGGTTCAATAATTTCATCCATGTTTTATGGTTTATACTTATACCCCCAAAGCGGTAATGAAAACACCTTCATCCTATCGAGGAAATGGTTTAGCGAAGAACTGAGTACTAGTGTTATTTTTGTTTTTCCATTTCTTAAAGGGATAAAAAAGATAGCAAATGGATTTATCACACCGTTTACCTCAATAAAAAAACATTTGGTTATCGTTTCCTATGTTCTAGTTATTATTTTGATGGCCTCTTTAGACATTACAACAAGTATATTAGCAATACTGCCGTTAATTTATCTTTCTTTGACTCATTCGTTTAATAAGATTATTTTTATCTGTTGTGCAACGGGTGTCTCATTGAATTACATCTATATAAACAGACTAATAGAGATCCATGATAAAGTGGAAAAAAACTACTTATTTGAATCATCCTACTTATTCCAGATGAACATTTCGTTTATTATGATAAGCATTATCACCGCATCGTCATTCATAAATAAAAATAAAAAAAACATTAAAAGAATAGAACTGATAAGCAATCATGACGCCCTTACTGGCATTTTAAATAGACGTTCTCTCAATCAGCATATGATGAATATCATTAACTCTATGCGAGGTGGGGAAAATAAGATGATGGCGCTTTTCTTCCTTGATATTGACCATTTTAAAAAAGTTAATGATACCTATGGGCATGCCATAGGTGATAATGTCATTAAAGCGTTTGCAACAACGCTTAAGCAATATACTCGACCTCAAGATTTATTATGCCGATGGGGAGGAGAGGAGTTTTTAATCCTAACACAGGGTCTCTCTGTGACAGACTGTTTAGATATAGCAGAGAGAATTCGCTTTATTATAGAAAATTCTTCATTATCACTGGCTGATGGCCGTACCGTCAAATATACAACCAGTATCGGAGTAAGCTTTTTTCATCTGGAAAAAATTGAAGATTTTCATGACGCATTTAAAGAAGCGGATTCTTTGTTATACAACGCCAAAAAGCAAGGACGTAATCGCGTAAATTCCAACTATGCAAAAAAGCCGATGGCAAAACCACTATCGTGA
- a CDS encoding 4Fe-4S dicluster domain-containing protein, protein MNQFVIAEAEKCIGCRTCEIACAVAHSGGQSAELRPSHFFPRLTVIKSASVSVPVLCRQCENAPCASVCPNDALVRDRNSIQVIQARCIGCKSCIVACPFGAIDVVATASNDGEELTLLQSEVHKCDLCADVAQSPSCVSVCPTSALRLVTAEELHKQTLEKQRRSALGWTTP, encoded by the coding sequence ATGAATCAATTTGTTATCGCCGAAGCAGAAAAATGTATTGGCTGTCGAACCTGTGAGATCGCCTGTGCAGTAGCCCATAGCGGTGGTCAAAGCGCTGAGTTGCGACCTTCTCACTTCTTTCCCCGTTTAACAGTGATAAAAAGCGCCAGCGTTAGCGTCCCCGTGCTTTGCCGCCAATGTGAGAACGCGCCCTGTGCCAGCGTATGCCCTAATGATGCGCTGGTGCGCGATCGAAATAGTATCCAGGTTATTCAGGCCCGCTGCATTGGCTGCAAAAGTTGCATTGTCGCCTGTCCCTTCGGGGCCATCGATGTGGTTGCCACCGCGTCAAATGATGGAGAGGAGTTAACACTCTTGCAAAGCGAAGTGCATAAATGCGATTTATGTGCCGATGTGGCCCAAAGCCCATCCTGCGTCAGCGTGTGCCCAACATCGGCGCTGCGATTAGTGACAGCGGAGGAACTGCATAAACAAACGTTAGAAAAACAACGGCGCTCAGCCCTGGGATGGACAACCCCTTAA
- a CDS encoding 4'-phosphopantetheinyl transferase family protein: MTCHFVRWTSMEALPGLQRLPDRLISSTQVFSAKRRERYLKSRVLLAEMMFYFFGYPLLPPLLTAPEGRPYFADPHLPHFSIGYAGNTIAILLSEEGRVGMDIELIHVRPMTQVVPQMLAQTQAEQAWIDAQRDPLEAATQLCTIRQSLMKIPGANAHPSHTLKLHPASGRLHSIGIPTVEVMSDVDDYLVWACAHIPTLNRLMMWKYTSATGMNKTGEILQQQRQSVRYMKLTGHHVEKATSIAPT, from the coding sequence ATGACCTGTCATTTTGTCAGGTGGACAAGCATGGAAGCGCTTCCTGGCTTACAGAGGCTGCCAGACAGGCTGATCTCATCGACACAGGTATTTTCGGCTAAGCGCCGCGAGCGCTATTTGAAAAGCCGCGTACTACTGGCCGAAATGATGTTCTATTTTTTTGGCTACCCACTACTGCCCCCGCTACTGACCGCCCCGGAGGGACGCCCCTATTTTGCCGATCCGCACTTGCCCCATTTTAGTATCGGTTATGCGGGTAATACTATTGCCATTCTCCTGAGCGAAGAGGGCCGCGTAGGGATGGATATTGAGCTCATTCATGTCCGGCCAATGACCCAGGTTGTGCCACAGATGCTGGCACAGACGCAGGCCGAGCAGGCATGGATTGACGCTCAACGCGATCCGCTGGAAGCGGCGACTCAACTTTGCACCATCCGCCAATCATTGATGAAAATCCCTGGCGCAAATGCGCACCCTTCTCATACGCTAAAACTCCACCCCGCCTCTGGCAGACTACATTCCATTGGCATTCCCACCGTAGAAGTGATGAGCGATGTTGATGATTATCTGGTGTGGGCCTGTGCCCATATTCCGACGCTTAACCGGCTAATGATGTGGAAATACACATCAGCTACGGGAATGAATAAAACGGGAGAGATTCTACAGCAGCAGCGCCAATCCGTGCGCTATATGAAATTAACCGGTCATCATGTGGAAAAAGCCACATCCATCGCGCCAACGTAG
- the aegA gene encoding formate-dependent uric acid utilization protein AegA, producing the protein MNRFVIASTQDCMGCHACEIACVISHNGEQYPDSATVFQPRIKAFNSPALRAAVTCRHCEEAPCASVCPTQALIRKDNSIHLIQEKCIGCKSCVVACPFGAMSMVTNPMDNRTVAHKCDLCIDRPQGQACVEACPTQALRLVSEQTLVADRQEKQQAMAQRSATYWQRETPVRQTMTTNPLSKRKNWPRRDAEKKPLTQRTSTFDEIYHGFSAQQTEDQAGRCLSCGKRAICEWTCPLHNNIPELLRLAKQGRILEAVTLSHQTSSLPEICGRVCPQDRLCEGACTLGKEYGAITIGNIERYITDTAMAMGWSPDMTHVVPSGKRAAIIGAGPAGLACADVLARNGVEAVVFDRHPEIGGLLTFGIPSFKLDKAVLIHRREVFSAMGITFRLNTEVGKDIALAQLLDEYDTVFLGVGTYRSMKANIENEDAPGVFDALPFLIANTKHVMGLPESKDEPYISMAGKRVVVLGGGDTAMDCLRTSVRQGALSVTCAYRRDEANMPGSKKEVKNSREEGVEFMFNVQPQKICLNEQGEVCGIRLVRTELGEPDASGRRRPRPIPGSEFVQPAEAVITAFGFQSHRMPWLKEAAVDLDDGGYIMAPLNGQIPCQTSHPRIFAGGDAVRGADLVVTAIADGRKAALSMLATMGIAAVTGAIPAYPQHIEVNATREEIHS; encoded by the coding sequence ATGAACCGATTTGTTATTGCCAGTACTCAAGACTGTATGGGGTGCCACGCATGTGAGATTGCTTGTGTGATTTCACACAATGGTGAGCAGTATCCGGATAGCGCCACCGTGTTTCAGCCCAGAATCAAGGCATTCAATTCACCAGCGCTGCGAGCCGCCGTAACCTGTCGGCACTGTGAAGAGGCACCTTGCGCCAGCGTGTGCCCTACACAAGCGCTGATTAGAAAAGACAACAGTATTCATCTCATTCAGGAAAAGTGCATCGGGTGTAAAAGCTGCGTTGTAGCATGTCCGTTCGGCGCAATGTCTATGGTTACCAACCCCATGGATAATCGCACCGTTGCCCATAAATGCGATCTTTGCATCGATCGCCCACAAGGCCAGGCGTGCGTAGAAGCGTGCCCGACTCAGGCGTTACGCCTCGTCAGCGAACAAACGCTGGTGGCCGATCGTCAGGAAAAACAGCAAGCGATGGCGCAACGTTCAGCCACATACTGGCAGCGTGAAACGCCCGTGCGACAAACGATGACGACTAACCCACTCAGTAAAAGGAAGAACTGGCCGCGCCGGGATGCTGAGAAAAAACCTCTCACACAGCGGACATCGACTTTTGATGAAATCTATCACGGCTTCTCGGCACAGCAGACGGAAGATCAGGCCGGCCGCTGCCTTTCGTGCGGTAAACGCGCGATCTGTGAATGGACCTGTCCGTTACACAATAATATTCCTGAACTGCTGCGACTGGCGAAGCAGGGACGCATTCTTGAAGCCGTTACGCTGTCGCATCAAACCAGCAGCCTGCCGGAAATCTGTGGTCGGGTGTGCCCTCAGGATCGGCTCTGTGAAGGCGCCTGCACGCTAGGCAAAGAGTACGGCGCCATTACCATCGGCAATATTGAGCGCTACATTACCGACACCGCAATGGCAATGGGCTGGTCGCCTGATATGACGCATGTCGTCCCCAGCGGTAAACGCGCGGCGATTATCGGGGCGGGCCCGGCTGGGCTAGCCTGTGCCGATGTCCTGGCACGCAACGGCGTGGAGGCCGTCGTATTCGATCGCCATCCAGAAATTGGCGGGCTGCTCACGTTTGGCATTCCATCCTTCAAACTGGATAAAGCCGTTCTGATTCATCGGCGCGAGGTATTCAGCGCGATGGGAATAACATTTCGACTAAACACAGAAGTGGGCAAAGATATTGCGCTGGCTCAACTTCTGGACGAGTATGACACCGTTTTCCTTGGCGTCGGGACGTATCGTTCGATGAAGGCCAACATTGAAAATGAAGATGCTCCCGGCGTCTTTGACGCACTCCCTTTCCTGATTGCCAATACCAAGCACGTGATGGGGTTGCCAGAATCAAAGGATGAACCCTATATCTCGATGGCAGGCAAACGCGTCGTGGTACTTGGCGGCGGGGATACCGCGATGGATTGCCTGCGCACCTCTGTACGACAAGGCGCGCTATCCGTCACCTGCGCCTACCGCCGCGATGAAGCCAACATGCCCGGTTCGAAAAAAGAAGTGAAGAATTCCCGCGAGGAAGGTGTGGAATTCATGTTTAATGTACAACCACAAAAAATCTGCCTCAATGAACAGGGGGAAGTCTGTGGCATTCGTCTGGTGCGCACCGAACTAGGCGAGCCCGATGCAAGTGGCCGCCGTCGCCCTCGCCCCATTCCGGGTTCCGAGTTCGTACAACCCGCAGAAGCCGTAATAACCGCATTTGGTTTTCAGTCACACCGGATGCCGTGGTTGAAAGAGGCTGCCGTTGATCTGGATGATGGCGGGTACATCATGGCGCCCCTCAATGGTCAAATCCCGTGCCAGACCAGCCATCCGCGCATTTTTGCCGGTGGTGATGCCGTGCGCGGCGCCGATTTAGTCGTTACTGCTATAGCCGATGGGCGCAAGGCCGCATTGAGCATGTTAGCGACAATGGGGATCGCCGCCGTCACTGGCGCCATTCCAGCGTATCCGCAACATATCGAAGTGAACGCTACTCGTGAGGAGATCCACTCATGA